In the genome of Pusillimonas sp. T7-7, the window CTTTGACTTCGGCCAGGCCTTGCTTGAGCTTTTGCTGGGTGATGAGATTAAGCCGGCCTAGCTGGTCATCGGGGCCGAAGTCCCCCCAATTCGAGCCTTCGGGGCGCTGCGTCCACCTAGGGTTGTTCATGTTTGGTTTCCGTGACGCTACCGCTGCCAAGAAGCAGCAAGACAGCTGGCTAACTTTTAGAACGGTTATGTATACCTAAGTTTGTAAACTTCTAAATTTCCCCAGCAACAATGGGGCTTTTCTCAATAGGGAGAGCACTGAGAAAAAGTTTATGTAAACAAATGCCGACCGACCAACGAGGTTGTTTACAGTCCTCCACGAACCCGTGAAGCGTATAGGCTTGAATGGACAGGCAGGAACTATACAACTGGCAGATCAAGCTTGACACCGAAGTGCCCCGCATCCGCAGGTGAACGGTGCCACCCGCCGACTATCATTGCATCACACTTACAGACGATCTGCGCATGGCCCAATTGTTTTAATTGCTTTCGATAAAGGCGCGCATTCTGTCGCGACAGATACCCTACTCTCTGTCCTTCAATAGTCACTCGAACGGCTCGATTGTCATGCGGATTGGAATCCTCCAAGTAAAGGATGGCCTCTGTCACATACTCGGCGCCGTCCTCTGAGCGACCGCCACTGATGGCACCGCATGCACTCCTCCACAATGGCCCTGGTGGTGTGCCAGTCATCTGAGGCCGCATTCCAGCGAATTATCTCGTCGGGTGTGGTGTACGCCTCCCACACCCGTTCAATCGGGGCTCGTACGTTCGTCTCGACGGTGAGTTGCATAGCGGCTCTCTCCAGTTTGGTGGCAGCGGGTTGTTCACTGCCATTTGCGGGGGTGAACAGCAGATATTATCGTGCAAAGGCCTATTGTGACGTAGGCAGAAAGCGACACGGGCGGCGCTTGCCAGGCGCTGCGACCATCCTTCTGTGTTGCATTCCGCGTCCCGCTGTCATGCCTATGTCATACCGACGATCTACCATCCTTTCATGATCGATCTGTAGATCAAAGTTACTTATTGATTACATGATCGAATCAGCATGCCGGAAGGAGCCGCAGTTTGCCCTCCCGATTATTCGTTGGAAGACCTTGGAGCATCACCATGTTTGCAGAGCAGCAACGCGAATATCTCGACAAGGGATATACGAAGATTGAAAGCTTTTTCTCCGCGGAGGAAGTAGCGAAGATTCTTGAAGACGTCAAGCAAATTGAATTGGGAGCTATTGGCGTAGCTTCGGACAATGAGACTTACCAGTTCGAAAAGAAGAATGGCGAGACGACGAAGCTACTGCGTCGCGTCGAGAATCCTCACCTTTATTTCGATGCAATAGATTCTTTGGTCAGGTCGGAAAAAATCGTCGATTTGCTTCGGCATTTCCTGGGCGAAAACATCCGTTTGCACAATAGCAAAATCAACTTCAAGCCGCCATCAGGCGCGCCAGTCCAGTGGCATCAGGACTGGGCATTCTATCCCCACACAAACGATGATTTTCTTACTCTCGGAATTTTCCTCGACGAGACAAGTGAGAAAAATGGCGCGATGGCATGCTTGCCAGGCTCCCACAAAGGAAAAGTGTACGACCACCGGAACGTCGAGACGGGCGAGTTTTGCCACGCGATCTCTCGCTCCAACTGGGACGAAGCGCTCGACCCGACAGAAGGGGAGTTACTGACGGGACCCGTAGGAACTGTCACGTTGCATCACGTCCGGACCCTTCATGGTTCAGGCCCAAACCACTCAACGATCAGGCGGCGTTTTCTGCTCATCGGCTATGCCGCGGCTGATGCCTGGCCACTTCTGGGCTGTGGCAACTATGGGGATTATGAAAGCCTCATGGTCTCTGGCCGATCCACCGTATTCCCGCGCATGGTGGAACTCCCTTTGACTGTCCCGTATCCGTTGTCGATGTACGGTGATCGCATCTTTGAAAGTCAACGAGCTTTGACTCAAAAGTACTACTGAAGTCTTTAACTCACTGAGGTCATAATGCAAGTTTTTACTCTGTTTTCGAAATTCAAGAAGGCGTTAACGCGCGCCATTCTTGCCTTTATCGCCACAATCATAGTGTGCACACCCGCGCAGGCAGCTGAGGTTGTCAATGGTAAACTTCACCTGCGTTTTGCAATTGCGCCGGTGCGTCCAACGCCTAGCCAGACCATCAAAGAGTTTGAGCCGATATTCAAGTATCTCGCCGACCAGCTCGGCGCGACCTATGAAATCGTCTCCCCGGAAAGCTGGGCGGCAATATCTGTGGCAATGACAAATGGCCATGTCGATGTGGGCTGGCTCGGACCCTGGGGCTATGTCTTGTCGAATAAAAAGGCCGGCACCGAAGTGCTTGCAACGGCCAAGTACCGCGGGGAGCCGTTCTACAAAGCCCTCATTGTCGGTCGCGCCGATCTGCCGATCAAAAAATGGCCCGAGGACGCGAAGGGTTTGAAGCTGTCACTCAGTGATCAGGGCAACACTTCTGGCTGGCTCATCCCGATGGCGTACTTCAAGAGCATCGGCATCGACCCTGCGAGCTATTTTGAATATCGTGAAGGTGCCACGTTTGGCCAGAACGAATCACAGATTCAGCACGGACTGATCGACCTCGGATCCGATATGGATCGGGGCCGGAACGGGATGATCGAAGCGGGTCAAATCGATCCTTCGAAGTCCAAGATCGTGTGGGAATCCAGCAAGCTGCCGAACGACGCGATATCCGTGCCGAAGGATTTTGATCCTGCTCTGAAAGCGCGCATCACGGAAATACTGACGTCCTTGTCCGAAGAGAAAGCACAGTCGCTGATGGGCTCGGGCTATAACGGCTTCGTGAAGGCAAAGCACAGCGATTACAAGGTAATCGAAGACGCCGGCCGCATCCTGGGAAAACTATAAAGCACGAGGGGTCCGTTCTTGGATGAGGGCAGCGGACGACAAGGTGGACTGACGCACGCCAGCTCCTTGTCTCCGCTGCACGAACATACGGGCGCGCATCGCGATACCACAGAGGATGAACCAATGAATCAGCGAATCGAAGAAGTCATGCTGGCTAATGTCAAGAGGGACGTAGCCAGGAGAAAGCGGCATTTTGCAACGTCGGTCGTAGTACTCAGTTTGCTGGCAGTGGCCTGGTACGTGTGTCAGATAGAATTCCAGAAGCTAGGCGCCGGTTTACCGAGACTATGGTCATTCGTCGTGCAGATGTTTCCACCCGACCTGAGCGACCTGGACGTCATTCTAAAAGGGGCTGGCGAGACGCTCGCCATGGCGACGATTGGCACGATATTCGCCACAATCATGGCATTTCCGCTGGCACTCATGGCTGCGCGTAATACCTGTCCGAACAAGTGGACCTATCGGGTATCCCGCGCCATCCTGAACGCCAGCCGCGGCACGGAGACATTTGTCTATGCACTTGTATTTGTAGCAGCAGTGGGCTTCGGTCCGTTCTCCGGCGTACTGGCCATTACTTTCCACATGGTAGGGGCAATCGGCAAAATGTTTGCTGAAGCCATCGAGCCCGTTGACCAAGGGCCATTGGATGCGCTCGCCTTGACCGGTGCCAGCAGGGCAAAGATTATCCGCTACGGTCTGATCCCGGATGTTATGCCGCACCTGATCGCGAGCGTTCTATACATTTGGGAATTCAGTGTCAGAACGTCCACAGTACTGGGCATCGTAGGCGCAGGTGGAATTGGGCAGACCCTGAAAGATACTGTGGACTTGTTGGAATTCAACAAGATGATTACGGTACTGGCGGTTGTATTGCTGATGGTGTCGGCAATCGATTTCATCAGTGACCGGCTCAGGTACTTGATATTGGACACAAAACGCGAGGGATTCGAAACTCTCCCTGCGAATAACTGATTGCTTCACGTATTACTGGAAGGGCGGTTCGCAATGAAAGATGTAGCGTTGCAGTTAAAGAATGTCGGTAAGTCATACGGCAATAAAGTTGTCCTGGAATCGATTGACTTCGAAGTACGTCACGGCTCAATGGTTGCCTTGCTCGGCACAAGCGGGGCAGGGAAGTCGACGCTTTTCCGATGTCTCACTGGCCTTGAGCCGATTGACTCCGGTTCTATCGTGGCGCTCGGAGAATCCATACATGAACTGTCTCCGGCGCGTCTGCGGGCAGTACGTGGCCAGATCGGGTTCGTGTTCCAACAACTGCACCTGGTGAAAAGGTTCTCAGCACTCGAGAATGTATTGGGTGCGCGTCTGGCAGAGATGCCCATTTGGCGCGTCACATTGAAAAGCTTCAGCCGGGCTGACAAAGTGCTCGCGTTCGAATGTCTGGACCGGGTCGGCATGCTCGATTATGCAAACACGCCTACGCAACTGCTGTCAGGCGGTCAGCAACAGCGTATTGCGATAGCGCGAGCCTTGGCGCAGAAGCCCAAGATTATTATTGCGGACGAACCCGTCTCCAGCCTCGATCCGCTGACGGCGCGCTCGGTTCTGCAAACGCTGAAAGCCGCGGCTACAGATCTTAATGTCGCGGTCCTGTGCAGCCTGCACCAGGTAGACCTGGCACTTGAAGTGTCTGATCGAGTCGTGGGATTGCGGGATGGGCGAATCAGTTTGAATATGGCTAACCAACCGAATGATCAAGGCATGATGCAAAAGATACGATCCATTTATCAGCAGCGTGCCGTACACAGCGACAGAGACGAGCCGTTGCAGCGGCATGTCGCGTAGTTCGTTCCTCAGAGGTCCCATGAAACCAAGAATCGTAACAACGCATCGAATCCACCCTGACACGCTGGCCCTCCTTGAGACCGCCGCTGAAGTAATTTCCAATCAGTCCGATTCAACCATGTCGCGGGAAGAGGTACTGTTGCGCACCAATGATGCGGACGGGATGATGGTGTTTATGCCGGATAGCATAGATGCGGATTTTCTATCCGCGTGCCCCAATCTGAAGGTCATCGGCGCCGCGCTTAAAGGATATGACAACTTTGATGTCGAGGCATGTACCCGCCATGGGATTTGGTTTACGATTGTTCCTGATTTGCTTACGAGTCCCACAGCTGAACTAACGATTGGCCTGTTGCTGAGCATCACACGGAATATGCTGCAAGGTGATAATTACATTCGATCACGCCAGTTCAATGGTTGGACCCCGCGGTTTTATGGCACAGGTTTGACGGGTAAAACCGCCGGCATCATTGGGACGGGAGCGGTCGGGCGGGCGGTCGCAAAGCGGCTGGCCGCCTTCGATATGCAAATTCAGTACACGGATCCGCAGCCTTTGCCGCAAGAGTCGGAAAGGGCATGGAATGCGAGCAGAACATCGCTGGACCAGCTATTGGCGACAAGCGATTTCATCATTCCCATGCTGCCGATGTCGTCAGATACCCACCACACCATAAATGCTCGGGCATTAGACCGCATGAAGCCCGGTGCGTACCTCGTCAATGCCTGTCGCGGCTCCATCGTAGATGAGCGGGCCGTGGTGCATGCGCTTCGGACGGGGCATCTGGGCGGTTACGCCGCAGACGTCTTCGAGATGGAGGAATGGGCGCGTCCCGACAGGCCGCATTCTATTCCTGACGAATTGCTTGATCCTGCTTTACCCACATTCTTTACGCCTCACCTGGGTTCGGCGGTCAAATCGGTACGGATGGAAATCGAGCGTGAAGCCGCCCTCAGTATCCTCGAAGCGTTGCAAGGGCGCATTCCACGCGGAGCGGTCAACCATGTTGGAGCGGGGAGATGACTGAGTGATTAATCTCGATCACGTTGAGAGTTTTCTGGCCGTAGTCGCAGCCGGGGGCTTCCGCGACGCCGCAAAACAACTCGACATTTCGCAGTCGACGGTGACGCAGCATATCAAGAAGCTTGAAGAGTCGCTTAAGATGGAAGTGATCGTGCGAAGCAATGCCGGTTGCAGCTTGACAGCCGAGGGTGAAACTTTTTTGCCGTATGCGCAACAGCTCGTCAACCTGGCGTGTAAAGCCGGAACTCTATTTGAAAAGAAAGATGAAATCACGATTGGTGCGAGTTCTAACACGGGCATATACTTGCTTCAGCCATATATAAAAGAGTTTGAAGAGCGAACGCCATTTTCAGTCAAGGTGGTCATCGATAGAAACGAGGCGATAGCGCGGACCATAGAGAATTACGACCTGGACATCGCTGTCGTCGAAAGATGGGACGAGCGCCCGGGATTCGCTGCCAAGCTGTGGCGACGAGAAGAGCTGGTACTTATCGTACCGCTGGGGCATCCGTGGGCGGGCATGCGGAGTGTTGGGCCGAACCAGCTTGAAAACCAAGTCTTGATCGGAGGCGAGGCGGGCTCGGGCACCGGACGGGTCCTTCGGCAGTATCTCGGTACACGGGCAAATACGCTGAGTGTTTCCTTGCAACTGGGCAGTACCGCCGCTGTAAAAAGTGCTGTGCAGGCAGGACTGGGGATATCAGTCGTGATGAAAGCGTCCGTCGAGAACGAGTCCCGACTTGTCTTGTTTTCAACGGTTCCCTTTGAGGGCGATCCGCCCCGGAAGGAGATCTACATCGTGTTTCGGAATGGCATGCTGAAGCATCCGTCCATCGCTGCTTTCGTCGACATACTTTTGAGCCGTCCGCACTAAATCGGCTTGTGAGCTCGGCTTGTAATGCCGCCGCCGACCCTGGGCGCCGAAGTTCGGGCTGTGGCGTCGCCACACCGATTCTTTCCACGGCAGCTTCGGCTACGACGGAGTGAAAGATATGGGCGAGGGCAACAAACAAAATAGCCAGTCAAACGACTGGCTCTTGAAATTTTGAGGACAAAACCTTTGAAGTCTAGCCTCTCATCCCGATAAAGTGACCTGCTCCGTTTTTTCATACCACCGCCATTTGGGAAATGGCATGGATTGATAAACAGTTCCTCAAGCTTTGGGCCATTTGCAACGGCGTCAGGTAGCCCAAGCTGGAATGCGGTCGTACCTCGTTGTAATGGCGCCGCCAATCCGCGATGACGATTCTGGCCTCGATCCGGTTGCGAAACCATTCCAGACTGAAGCACTCGTCACGCAGTTTGCCATTGAAACTTTCGGTGGTGCCGTGCTGCCATGGCTTGCCCATAGCGGGGATACCGAAAAGCTAACTCCTTCAGCAGAAGTTTGCCTGCCGGAGCCTCTCTTCGCTGTGAGATGGTATCGGTTGCGCAGGTACAGATTAGACGGTATTGAGCTGGTACTGTGCAGGGCCATAGACCGACGCCCGCATCGCCCCATACAAGCTTATTAATAACTCGTAATCTCGCAGTAAGGTCAACTACAACTTGGCAGCCTTTCGGACAACTCCGAGTTTAGTTTGATCTCGGTGAACTCTTGGCGGCGGTTGGCTCAGCAACTGGGCATCCAGGCCCCGGTTGCTAGCGTTGTAAGCCCACACAACAAACTGCTCCAGCAGTCTTTCGTTCTCGACCTTAAGCCGGGCATTTTCGGCCTCAATACGCTCAAGACGTTCTAAAAGCGCCTGTGCTTCTGTAGCTCCCAAGCCAAGGGAGCTTTTTGACCGAGCATTTGGAAGCCCTGCAACGCGGCTCTTCGTTAATTGGAAGGCCTGCTTTATGCGAACCCGCTGATTTAGGGCTTGTCTTGTGTATCGGGCGTTAAGTCGTTGCTCGACAATCTCAATGAGTAATTCCCAAGTAAGCTTCCCCTCCCAGCCGTCGAGAATGCTAACTATGGCTTCTATATCCTGGTCTTCCAAGTTACGTGCTCGAACTTTCGGCCTATTTCTAGCCATCATTTTTCTCCATCGCGAGCATCAGGTTGCGCATGGTTTCAGTCGATATAATCGCACTAGGAGAGGGCTCCGGCCGGTGCGTTAAAGCGGCCCGAGCTACTTTGGCTTGCTCGATTCTTGACGGGACAGGAAGGTTTGACAGTTGGATGACCGCACCATGAGGAATACTGGGGTCATCAAGAAGGGCACACAATTGAGCCAGCCTTTTTACCGTCAGCTCGTGATGGTCTACCCACCGACTAGCTCCAAAGTAACCGTCAGCATGAGCCTGCTTGGCTGCCTCTAGATTCTCTCTAGCAGTCACCAGCTCATCCCGAATCCTGGCTGACCGAACCTCATCGCCTTTTACGCAGACCTGCTCAGAACAATTGAGGCAGTCAGCATGTAGCTGGCAGGGAGCCATGGTGTAATCATGGATACACACACCGAATTCGGTAGTATGAGCAGTCGGAACTTTAAGGCGGGCGAATTCATCTCGGTGAATTACGATGCGCTTGGGAAGATTGGCCAACGGGCCAAACATCTGGCTGTCATCCCCTAATGCACCACGAATCTTTAATACTAGCTCATCAGCGGACACATGGTCATACGTCGCATTTTCGCGAATGTCCTTCCGTCCGGACCATTTGGCAACATCGAGCTGGCTCAACCCCCCCGCTTGTGCCAGTGTATTTAGATAGTGCCGGAACTGGTGTGTCGTAACCTTGATCGGGCTACCGTCAGGCTCTGTAAATCCGTAACGACTAAAGATGGTTTCATGGTGACTGCCTGTTTTCGGGCCCAGCCTGTTGTTCACCTGGTTGATGCTTACTGTCGCAACAACCCCAGGCCAAGTAGCCTTATCCGCCGCTAGGTCATTTCTACATACAGTGAAGAGTGCGTCGCTATACTTCAGACCGAGATCCTTGTTTAGCCAAGGAGCGTGCAATGGGAGCATGGATAGTACATTGCGCTCAATATCAACGAAGCGATAGCACCGTACCCCGCCAATAGTGGCTGTCTTTATGTTTTTGTTCCGGTACCACAAATTTATGATGCTCCGGTCCACGTCCTTTCCGAAGAGAACCCGTCCGACTTCAATGTTCTTAAGGTACTCTTGCCCTCTCAAGTATTCAAACTCGGTCGATAAATAAACTTGATTCGGATTTTCTTCGTACCATCGCGCTACATTACGAGCGTGATCTGTGCGTTTGCGTATCTTCGCAATCGCGTCTACCACCACATCGACCATGGACGGAACGATCCATTTCACCATTGGGTCAGCGCCCTTGGCAGGCCACCACCGAAGACCATAGGCCTCCGATCCATCCGATTGCTTTTGCCGTACCTCACAGTCAACGGACAAAAGGAGGACCTCATTAATTCGGTCAGGAGCAGCGCACAGGATTGCAGCAATAGATGACACCAGCACGTAGGGAGTTTCATCTGCAAGCCGGAAGACTTTCGGAAGCGCTTCTAACGCCGCTTCCGAAGGCAACTTTGCGGCGCGCTCCTCATCAAATTGCTTACCGACTCTGCCCCTATCCCGTTGTCGTTTTATAGGATTCTGCCAGTTATTGGATGGAATCATGACAAGGCGGTGCCTTTCTAAGAAAGACGCAATTCGCTCAATTTGGTTTCCAGTACCAAAAGCGCTACCCTGGAAACATTCGCCCGCCATCTGAACCGCCCCGGGTTTTGTAGAGGCTCCAACATCTGAGAAAATGGAGCTATGAAGAAGCAAAACAAATTTTCCCCTGAGGTGCGCGAGCGTGCCGTACGTATGGTTCTGGAGCACCGGGGCGAGTATCCATCGCTGTGGGCGACCATCGAATCGATTGCGCCTAAGATTGGCTGTGTGGCGCAAACGCTGAACGAATGGGTGCGCAAGCATGAGATCGATTCCGGCGTGCGCGACGGGGTGCCTAGCGCCGAGCGCGAGCGTGTCAAAGAACTGGAGCGCGAGGTCAAGGAGTTGCGCCGAGCCAATGAAATCTTGAAACTGGCGAGCGCTTTTTTTGCCCAGGCGGAGCTCGACCGCCGATTGAAGTAATCCGACGGTTTATTGACGAGCATCGGGAAACTTACGGGGTCGAGCCACTTTGCAAGGTCTTGCAGATTGCCCCGTCAGGCTACCGACGTTATGCCGCACAAAAAAGGAATCCGCAGCTACTGTGTGCACGCGCCAAGCGAGATGCGGTTCTGATGCCTGAGATTCAGCGGGTTTGGGAGAGGAACATGAGGGTCTACGGGGCCGATAAGGTCTGGCGTCAGTTGCACCGTGAAGAGCACGCCGTGGCACGCTGCACGGTGGCGCGGTTGATGCAACGTATGGGCATCCAGGGAGCCAGGCGCGGCAAGTCGGTTCGCACCACCGTAGCCGACACGTCGGCACCATGCCCACTGGACCACGTGAATCGGCAGTTCAAAGCCGACCGTCCTAATCAGCTGTGGGTATCGGACTTCACGTACGGTACGCCCAGCCAGCGTAGCCCGCCTGCATGGGGGTGAAGCTGCTTGAGCATGTTTGGAATGCAGGACCCGGAGACGATAAACGTTGCGGTACCGGGGCATGCCCTTTCTCTGCTGCGAGAGAAAGTGAGCCGAAGCGGCGGTGACTTGCCGACACTGGCAAGGTGACGAAGTCCGTGGGAAACGGGGCTTGCGGCGAAGCGGTTACGCCAAGATGAGTCTCTAGGCTGAGCATGGGACGGTTGAGGAACACGAACCTGTTAAATCGCATCTGAGGGTTGAAATGTCACCCCTGCCCACACCACTTTACGGGCAGGACGCGAACTGGAGCTAGGCACACGTATGGCCCGGCGCCACAAATGCTGATTGGATATGTATGCTGGTCAGCAGGGAACTACGGAGAGCGCGCAGCTAGACCGTGGTGTTTGCGACGACTTGCGACAAGCAAGGATAAAGACTGCGACAGGCAGCCTCGCCCGTGTGTTGAGTCCAGCATGTGAACTGGGGAAGGCTTGCACAAATGCTAAGGGAGTGTGCCCCCGATGATGTGCAGGCTGGCGGAGCCCGCGTAGTAGTCCGAGGTTGGGAAAACCAGCCACATGGCGAAGGCGGGCAGTTTAAGTGGTTTGTTTGGCCGATTAATTGACCACAATGAGGTGAAGACCTTTGATAATCAGTGAAATGCAAAACAAACTGGCGATATGGTCAACCGAGGACAAAGAACGCAAGTTCGATCGACTCCTACGACTGATTGCCGACAAAGATTGGCTGAGCGAAGCGGCTCGCATTACGCTGGCCTCCAGCGGAGCACGCACGCCGGGCGTTGATGGCGTTGACAAACGTATGCTGGAAATGAATCTTCAGCACGAACTGGCGACGATACGCGAAGAACTGCTGGCGGGCTCGTACAGTCCGTTGCCCGCACGACGCGTGTATATACCGAAAGCGAACGGCACGCTCAGGCCTCTTGGCATTCCGAGCCTGCGGGATCGGATCGTGCAACGGGCCATGCTAATGGCCATGGAGCCGATATGGGAAAGCGATTTCCACCCGGCTTCCTATGGCTTCAGACCGGCCCGTAGCGTACATCATGCGATTCGCACGGTGAAGCTTCAGTTGCAAGACGGTGGTGAACAAAGTGTCGCCGGTCGCTGGGTCATCGAGGGCGACCTCGCCAGTTACTTCGACACGGTGCATCATCGCCTGCTGATGAAGGGAATCCGTAAGCGCATCGCCGACCAGCGCTTTCTTGTCCTGCTTTGGAAGTTCATCAAGGCGGGCTGCGTTGATCGCGATCTGTTCCGTGCTTCAAGCGAAGGCGTTCCTCAGGGCGGTGTTATCTCACCCCTATTATCCAACATCATGTTGCATGAGTTCGATGCGTGGATGGAACGGAACTACCTGAACAAGAAGGTGCGCAAGGATCGGTGGGCGTGGAACTTCGGCATTCTCAAGCAGCGGCCCATTGCTGTGCGAGAAAACCGGCAATGGAAACCTGCTGTAGCGTACTGCCGGTACGCCGATGACTTTGTGATCGTAGTCAAGGGAACTCGTGAGCATGCTGAGACCGTACGTGAAGCATGTCGCGGATTCCTTGAAGGCGAACTGAAGCTCACGCTAAATATGGAGAAAACCCATATTACGCATGTGAGTGACGGCTTCGTCTTCCTGGGTCACAGAATCATCCGGAAACGTGGACCACGTGGTCGCATGCGACCTGTGACGACGATTCCGTGGGAGAAGTGCCGGGGCTTTGCCCTGCGGCTAGTCAAACAACTGTCGGGTAACTACGACAACAACCGGATGGACCTGATGGAAAGCCTGAATCGGCAACTTGCTGGCTGGGCCGCTTTCTATCAATACACCGACTACACGGCCATCATGTTTCGGAAAGTTGACCGGATAGTGTTCTGGAAGTTCGGGTACTGGCTCGCGCGCAAATACCGACGTGGATTCACGTCGTTGATGCGCAAGTATGTCCGCGAGCCCGAACCGGGAAGAGCCAAAACATGGGTTCTTGAAGGCCAGAATAGTCGGGGTTGGTATGGGGCGGTGGCGCTTCGGCGTCTTGTTACCAGCCGCAAAGGCCGCTTCACATGGCGTACGCCGATGGAAAATCCGTATATTCTGCGCGACGAGGTACGAAATACTATCGAGTCGCGCTACGTCGATGTCGCCTTTGCTATGAGCAACGCTTAGATGGAGAGCCGGATGCGCTGAAAGGTGCACGTCCGGTTCGGAGAGGAGAGGCAGGGAAATAGTTTGACTACGCCCTGTCTCTTACTCTACTATCGACCTGGCAAGGCTGGTTGTACGTGGCCTTCGTGATTGACGTGTTTGCCCGCCGTATCGTGGGCTGGCGTGTCAGCAGTTCCATGCATACCGACTT includes:
- the ltrA gene encoding group II intron reverse transcriptase/maturase, with translation MIISEMQNKLAIWSTEDKERKFDRLLRLIADKDWLSEAARITLASSGARTPGVDGVDKRMLEMNLQHELATIREELLAGSYSPLPARRVYIPKANGTLRPLGIPSLRDRIVQRAMLMAMEPIWESDFHPASYGFRPARSVHHAIRTVKLQLQDGGEQSVAGRWVIEGDLASYFDTVHHRLLMKGIRKRIADQRFLVLLWKFIKAGCVDRDLFRASSEGVPQGGVISPLLSNIMLHEFDAWMERNYLNKKVRKDRWAWNFGILKQRPIAVRENRQWKPAVAYCRYADDFVIVVKGTREHAETVREACRGFLEGELKLTLNMEKTHITHVSDGFVFLGHRIIRKRGPRGRMRPVTTIPWEKCRGFALRLVKQLSGNYDNNRMDLMESLNRQLAGWAAFYQYTDYTAIMFRKVDRIVFWKFGYWLARKYRRGFTSLMRKYVREPEPGRAKTWVLEGQNSRGWYGAVALRRLVTSRKGRFTWRTPMENPYILRDEVRNTIESRYVDVAFAMSNA
- a CDS encoding integrase; the encoded protein is MIPSNNWQNPIKRQRDRGRVGKQFDEERAAKLPSEAALEALPKVFRLADETPYVLVSSIAAILCAAPDRINEVLLLSVDCEVRQKQSDGSEAYGLRWWPAKGADPMVKWIVPSMVDVVVDAIAKIRKRTDHARNVARWYEENPNQVYLSTEFEYLRGQEYLKNIEVGRVLFGKDVDRSIINLWYRNKNIKTATIGGVRCYRFVDIERNVLSMLPLHAPWLNKDLGLKYSDALFTVCRNDLAADKATWPGVVATVSINQVNNRLGPKTGSHHETIFSRYGFTEPDGSPIKVTTHQFRHYLNTLAQAGGLSQLDVAKWSGRKDIRENATYDHVSADELVLKIRGALGDDSQMFGPLANLPKRIVIHRDEFARLKVPTAHTTEFGVCIHDYTMAPCQLHADCLNCSEQVCVKGDEVRSARIRDELVTARENLEAAKQAHADGYFGASRWVDHHELTVKRLAQLCALLDDPSIPHGAVIQLSNLPVPSRIEQAKVARAALTHRPEPSPSAIISTETMRNLMLAMEKNDG
- a CDS encoding phosphonate dehydrogenase; the protein is MKPRIVTTHRIHPDTLALLETAAEVISNQSDSTMSREEVLLRTNDADGMMVFMPDSIDADFLSACPNLKVIGAALKGYDNFDVEACTRHGIWFTIVPDLLTSPTAELTIGLLLSITRNMLQGDNYIRSRQFNGWTPRFYGTGLTGKTAGIIGTGAVGRAVAKRLAAFDMQIQYTDPQPLPQESERAWNASRTSLDQLLATSDFIIPMLPMSSDTHHTINARALDRMKPGAYLVNACRGSIVDERAVVHALRTGHLGGYAADVFEMEEWARPDRPHSIPDELLDPALPTFFTPHLGSAVKSVRMEIEREAALSILEALQGRIPRGAVNHVGAGR
- a CDS encoding phytanoyl-CoA dioxygenase family protein; this translates as MFAEQQREYLDKGYTKIESFFSAEEVAKILEDVKQIELGAIGVASDNETYQFEKKNGETTKLLRRVENPHLYFDAIDSLVRSEKIVDLLRHFLGENIRLHNSKINFKPPSGAPVQWHQDWAFYPHTNDDFLTLGIFLDETSEKNGAMACLPGSHKGKVYDHRNVETGEFCHAISRSNWDEALDPTEGELLTGPVGTVTLHHVRTLHGSGPNHSTIRRRFLLIGYAAADAWPLLGCGNYGDYESLMVSGRSTVFPRMVELPLTVPYPLSMYGDRIFESQRALTQKYY
- a CDS encoding phosphate/phosphite/phosphonate ABC transporter substrate-binding protein, coding for MQVFTLFSKFKKALTRAILAFIATIIVCTPAQAAEVVNGKLHLRFAIAPVRPTPSQTIKEFEPIFKYLADQLGATYEIVSPESWAAISVAMTNGHVDVGWLGPWGYVLSNKKAGTEVLATAKYRGEPFYKALIVGRADLPIKKWPEDAKGLKLSLSDQGNTSGWLIPMAYFKSIGIDPASYFEYREGATFGQNESQIQHGLIDLGSDMDRGRNGMIEAGQIDPSKSKIVWESSKLPNDAISVPKDFDPALKARITEILTSLSEEKAQSLMGSGYNGFVKAKHSDYKVIEDAGRILGKL
- a CDS encoding LysR family transcriptional regulator, producing the protein MINLDHVESFLAVVAAGGFRDAAKQLDISQSTVTQHIKKLEESLKMEVIVRSNAGCSLTAEGETFLPYAQQLVNLACKAGTLFEKKDEITIGASSNTGIYLLQPYIKEFEERTPFSVKVVIDRNEAIARTIENYDLDIAVVERWDERPGFAAKLWRREELVLIVPLGHPWAGMRSVGPNQLENQVLIGGEAGSGTGRVLRQYLGTRANTLSVSLQLGSTAAVKSAVQAGLGISVVMKASVENESRLVLFSTVPFEGDPPRKEIYIVFRNGMLKHPSIAAFVDILLSRPH
- the phnC gene encoding phosphonate ABC transporter ATP-binding protein — translated: MKDVALQLKNVGKSYGNKVVLESIDFEVRHGSMVALLGTSGAGKSTLFRCLTGLEPIDSGSIVALGESIHELSPARLRAVRGQIGFVFQQLHLVKRFSALENVLGARLAEMPIWRVTLKSFSRADKVLAFECLDRVGMLDYANTPTQLLSGGQQQRIAIARALAQKPKIIIADEPVSSLDPLTARSVLQTLKAAATDLNVAVLCSLHQVDLALEVSDRVVGLRDGRISLNMANQPNDQGMMQKIRSIYQQRAVHSDRDEPLQRHVA
- a CDS encoding SRPBCC domain-containing protein, which encodes MQLTVETNVRAPIERVWEAYTTPDEIIRWNAASDDWHTTRAIVEECMRCHQWRSLRGRRRVCDRGHPLLGGFQSA
- the phnE gene encoding phosphonate ABC transporter, permease protein PhnE translates to MNQRIEEVMLANVKRDVARRKRHFATSVVVLSLLAVAWYVCQIEFQKLGAGLPRLWSFVVQMFPPDLSDLDVILKGAGETLAMATIGTIFATIMAFPLALMAARNTCPNKWTYRVSRAILNASRGTETFVYALVFVAAVGFGPFSGVLAITFHMVGAIGKMFAEAIEPVDQGPLDALALTGASRAKIIRYGLIPDVMPHLIASVLYIWEFSVRTSTVLGIVGAGGIGQTLKDTVDLLEFNKMITVLAVVLLMVSAIDFISDRLRYLILDTKREGFETLPANN